The following proteins are co-located in the Apium graveolens cultivar Ventura chromosome 5, ASM990537v1, whole genome shotgun sequence genome:
- the LOC141660283 gene encoding uncharacterized protein LOC141660283, with the protein MPAEPVNDQHPDETEHRTTVTIREYYAYKLMIRPDEEMNLYLGGRLWQQFIVDAFAAVELYRLDWIRNHQSTIRSDLYRSIREQNLRRTEASVLKKGVLLDNQYVVPYNRDLLLRFHCHINLEVCNSSRSLKYLFKYCLKGHDAATMLLRKKNIKDTPDESTTKAKSTDEIKNFLDGRYICVSEAAWRLLGFNKHHHFPSIERSPVHMEDEKSVSFKPHDDLGYNKEHNHEEHDKLYRTLNIEQLHAYASIIDSIENGKGGVFFVYGSGGCGKTFLWNTFCCKLCSVRRVLLPVASSGIVARLLPGRRTTHSRFHILLKVDEYSVSGIKHGTELGELLKQTSLIIWDKAPMQNQYAAESVDCSLRDIMTSLDPERASLPFGGITIIFGGEFWQILPVIPKASRAQVLGKEHSYFSQDSLVDSEGDNNDFGSAFPLEYLNSINMPWLPKHHLKIKEGCVIMLMRNLNQIMGLCNGTRMIVKRCLPNSIVCDILTSSQVGTTHIIPRI; encoded by the exons ATGCCTGCTGAACCGGTTAATGATCAACATCCTGACGAAACCGAACACAGAACTACAGTCACGATAAGGGAATACTATGCCTATAAGCTTATGATACGTCCTGATGAAG AAATGAATCTATATCTTGGTGGTCGTCTTTGGCAACAATTTATTGTCGACGCATTTGCTGCAGTAGAACTGTACAGGTTGGACTGGATTAGAAATCACCAAAGCACCATTCGTTCAGATTTGTATAGGTCTATTCGTGAACAAAACCT AAGGCGGACAGAAGCAAGTGTTTTGAAGAAAGGAGTTCTTCTTGACAACCAGTATGTTGTACCATACAATAGAGATTTGTTGTTGCGCTTTCATTGTCATATAAATCTCGAAGTCTGTAACTCCTCGCGATCTTTGAAATATCTTTTTAAATACTGCTTGAAAGGTCATGATGCTGCCACAATGCTTCTTAGAAAGAAAAATATAAAAGATACACCGGATGAATCCACTACAAAAGCAAAGTCCACGGATGAGATCAAAAATTTCCTTGATGGTCGCTATATATGTGTGTCGGAAGCAGCTTGGCGATTGCTAGGTTTTAACAAACACCATCATTTCCCTTCTATTGAACGCTCACCGGTACACATGGAAGATGAGAAAAGTGTTTCGTTTAAGCCACACGATGATCTTGGATAT AACAAGGAACACAATCATGAGGAACATGACAAACTTTACCGCACACTTAATATAGAGCAGCTTCATGCCTACGCTTCTATTATTGACAGCATTGAAAATGGCAAAGGAGGTGTTTTCTTTGTATACGGCAGTGGAGGATGTGGAAAAACTTTCCTGTGGAATACTTTTTGTTGTAAACTATGTAGTGTTAGAAGGGTACTTCTTCCTGTTGCCTCTTCCGGCATCGTAGCTCGGCTGCTTCCCGGGAGAAGAACAACTCATTCAAGGTTTCACATTCTGTTGAAGGTTGACGAGTACTCGGTTTCCGGAATCAAGCATGGTACTGAACTTGGTGAATTATTGAAGCAGACCAGTTTGATTATATGGGATAAAGCTCCCATGCAGAACCAATATGCTGCCGAAAGTGTTGATTGCAGTTTACGAGATATTATGACGTCATTGGATCCTGAAAGAGCCAGCCTTCCATTTGGAGGTATAACTATTATTTTTGGAGGAGAGTTTTGGCAAATCCTCCCCGTGATCCCAAAAGCTTCAAGAGCACAG GTTCTAGGAAAGGAGCACTCATATTTTAGTCAAGATTCCTTGGTAGACAGTGAAGGCGATAACAATGATTTTGGTTCTGCTTTTCCTCTTGAATACTTGAATTCCATTAATATGCCTTGGCTGCCAAAACATCATTTGAAAATTAAAGAAGGATGCGTGATTATGCTCATGAGAAACCTCAATCAGATAATGGGACTTTGTAATGGAACAAGAATGATTGTCAAAAGGTGTTTGCCCAATAGTATAGTATGTGATATACTTACTAGTTCTCAAGTTGGAACAACTCACATTATCCCACGGATATAA